AGGACGATGACATCGAGCTAATGGGTAAAAGGATAAATCATCATCTTCATGTAATATAACGACCTGTGGAAGGTCTAAtgccttttttctttgtcttcataGTCCCGTCCTGTAGACACATTAAGAAGGGAACAGACCAAACTCTTCTAAAGAAACTTTCTGCTAATTCTGACTGGACCAGTTGTCAGGATTGTaagaatgaagaaaacaaggaaaacatcAGCACCACTGTGCCTGAGGAccctgaagaggaaaaagacacagcagcGTTGTGGATGTGCTTGAAATGTGGACATAAAGTGAGTTTATTCTATGTATTTATCATTCAGAGTTTGACAGTGTATGAAGTGACTGTCCTGCTAATGTAATTTATCTATTCTCCCAGGGATGTGGACGAAATTCTGAGAACAAGCATGCCATCAAACATTATGAAACTCCTCGGTCAGATCCACATTGCCTCGTGGTCAGCTTGGACAACTGGAGTGTGTGGTGAGTGTTTTTATCAATCACAAAGGCATATGGTCATTTGATatcagaagattttttttttctaacgtgCTGTCCACTTTGCAGGTGTTACATATGCGATGATGAAGTCCAGTACTCCAGAACGGGGCAATTGGCTCAGCTGGTGACcaatctgaaaaaacaaacctctGAAGAGCCCATAAAGAGACCACAGAAAAGTACGTACTCTAAGAAGGTTTAACTCCGTTTTTACAATCAAAATGTGTTATTGGAATCTAAAATTCATCTCCGCCATGTTTTCTCAAACAGGAGTGAAGGAAGACGACTTGGTGGAAGCTGAACAGAAGACAGAGACActaaaaacagaggaaaatgaCAGCAAggagaacaaagaaaatgaggatcaaaagaaagaaaagaaaaacaccaagaAAGACGCTGTTGGGAAATCACAAAAGTCCAGCACACCTGAAGAAAAATGTGGTGTTTCTGTAAAAGGCCTGAGCAACCTGGGAAACACCTGTTTCTTTAATGCGGTCATTCAGGTAAGACAATTCCTTAGGATCAAAGTCGTATGTTAAATGAGAGTGGTTAGTAAATGCAGTCATTGTCTTTTCCAGAATCTCTCTCAAACTCAGCTTTTAAGAGAGACTCTCAACAAAGTGACCGAAGAGAAAACACATCTCAACATTAAACCTGATGTCTCGTCGGATCTGGTATGTTGTcactttaaattgtgttttctcttgtaAAGACATTAGATACATCCTACCTAATATACAGGGTTCATCACtttaaaacatcatttcatcatgATTGCAGGAGCCTGTTGTCGTGCAGTTAGACCAGCCTGGATCCCTGACTTTAGCTATGTGTCAACTGCTTAATGAAATCCAGGAAACCAAGAAGAGTGTGGTAACACCGCGGGAGCTGTTCACACAAGTTTGTAAAAAGTGAGCAAATCTTAACATGTAGACACAGAGCTCAGCCTTAAGATAAGAGACGCCTCCTAGCATCGCTGCATTAAGGGTTGTTtgtcatttcatctcatctctgcagGGCTGCCAGGTTCAAAGGATTCCAGCAGCAGGATAGTCAGGAGCTGCTGCGCTACCTCCTGGATGGGATGCGGGCTGAGGAGCTCAAAGTGTgtatttgattgaaaacactGGTTCATCAAAGGTAACAATTTGCATTTAAAGACCGTGTTTGTCTCCACAGAGAGTAAGCTCAGGGGTAATGGATGCTCTGAAACAGTCTAGAAAAGGCACAGATGAAGAGAAGCTGAAAACGCTGGTAAAAGGTAAGTGACCTAGAAATTAAACCTCTTTTAGTCCATTCTTGTACAGTTTTGCTATactgatagtttttttttttttttttttgagaaatgtgTCTCTCTGACGATTAATTTCTGATTTCAGAGTACGAAAAAAATGGATTCCCAAAAAACTTTATCGACCAAGTCTTTGGTGGGGAATTGACCAGCACTATAATGTGTCAGCAGTGTAAAACGGTTTGTATTATacccaaaaataaatatataaatctaaCAAAAGAGGACGTGCCCTGTTTGTTTTATGCTAAAATGTCCCACGCTTCACTCTTTCAGGTGTCTGTAGTCACAGAGATGTTTTTGGATCTTTCCCTTCCCGTGTCTGATGAGGTGAAGCAGTTATCAGTAATTTTCAACAGTTTGCAAAGCTGTTAATACTTTATTGATATTACATACAGCATACAACATCTTACAGGCATACAGaaagaagaaccaaaaaaagATGGTTCAGAAGACCAGTGAGTCGAGCGAGGACGGCAGAAACAGCCCCGCGTTGACCAGCGGTAATGAGGACGTTCCCACCGGGACTGGCAGCAAGTATCAGCAGAAGAAAGCCAAGAAGCAGGCAAAGAAGCAAGCAAAGgtatattttttcctcatttcatctttttaatcaaACGTGTAAAGTAAATAGTCTGaactgtgttgtttgtttggacCTGCAGCATCAGAAAAGGCAACAGAAGTTTGAGAGCAGGGTAACTCTGGACCGCCTCACGTCTCCAAGCCACACGGAAGGCGAACAGATGGATGTTTCTGCAGATGCAAAGGACATGGAAAACGGTGACGCTGAAGCACATGAAGAAGCCAGTGTGACTGAGCAAAACCCTGCACCAGCGAGTGTGTCTGAACAGGACCAGGAGACCACTGACACACTCCCGGTcgaagaggaaaaggaagaagacgAGGATTCGGTGACTGACTGTGACTCATCGGCAGTCAGCAACCGTTTTAACGTCTTGTCGGACGAACAGGAAACTCCTCAGAAGGACGAAGACGCATGTGATGAAACTTCCAACAGGGATCACGAAGGAGAGGGGGACACAGAGCTTGTAGATGAGATGCAGAAAGTGTCCCTGGACGATGCCTTTGTGGAAGAGTCTGATGCTATGGAACAAGGCGCGGAGAGTGGAGATGAAATACTAGATGAGAAAGAGTACACAGTAATAAACCGAGACCCAGAGCTGGCCTTCCACACGCTGGCTACCAGGACAACCCCGGAGAAACAGGAGTGTTCGGTGCAGTCGTGCCTTTTTCAGTTCACAGAAGTGGAAACGCTCACACAGAACAACAGCTTACTATGTGTCACTTGTACTAAGCGGcagctgaagaaagaaaaagctggagGTACGTAGAAGGTTCCTCTATAATAATATTTGACATGATAATAATTTTGTAGCCCAGTTAAATGTATGTggctcatctttttgttttctttcatctgaCTAGCTTTTTATCTAGGAATCTAAAtaaatttatttgtgtgtttaggAACCAAGAAAAACGTCTATACGGACGCCTTGAAGCAAATGTTGATTTCATCTCCCCCACCGGTTCTTACCCTTCATTTGAAGAGATTTCAGCaggtaagatttttttttttttaacatctttttcttttacacccTATCTGATTTTAATTATATAGCTATGAACCAAATATTTAAGGAACATGAAACACTTTTGTTTCTGTActtttgtgacacacacacttttcttctAGAACGGATACAGTATTTGTAAAGTGAACAGACACGTCCAGTTCCCCTTCATTCTGGATCTAGCTCCTTTTTGTGCGGTTAAATGCAAGGTAAGCATGGAAAGGAAAACCTTTCATCGCACGTCAATACTCAAATAGGCCTGTTTGTAAATATCCATGCACTGAAAACAATTGTTTCTCAACAGAACATGGCGGAGGGGGATACTCAGCTTTTGTACAGTTTGTACGGCATTGTCGAGCACAGTGGGACCATGAGGTCGGGTCATTACACAGCCTATGTGAAAGCACGACCTGACTGTCCTAAACCGTTATCAAATGGACTTGCAGCACAAGGTATGTGAGCTTGGCCAGGATAACTCATGGAAAAATaacttgattttaaaatttaaattatcTCTGTCGACTCATCATTTTCCTCCAGGAGCGGAGCCACCCAAAGGATCATGGTTCCACGTCAGCGACACAAGTGTTCAGCCCGTGAGCGAGAGTAAAGTCCAGAGCTGTCAAGCCTACCTCCTCTTCTACGAAAGAATCCTCTAATAAAACCTCACTACTCAGGAAATGCAAATAAACTAACctgctgcttcagctccatCATGCAAGGGATCTCAAACAGGGATGaaattatttacttattttacagAACTGTTGACATTTTCGTCATAGGTTTTTTTCCAAGGGTCAAATGGGACATTTAACATGTTTCTTCACACTCATTGTAGATGTAATGAAATTCAGGATGGAAGTAAAACTCACAAGGAACGGTTGGGAACAATAATCTGGAAAATATATCTATCTTTTTATAATCGTGTAATTAAATAATTCTAAATGTTGAACTGTTCTGCGTGCTGGCTGTCAAATTCTTACACTGAGCATGCGCAGTGAGCGCTggtaatgattttttttttcctggtccGAATTGTCACATGACCAGAGGGAAGTCAGGCTCCGGACCTGTTCGTACCCCGAGTTTACTAATGGCATTTTTATCCAGCTGACATGGCAGGTTTGtgaacattttgcattttaaacttATATTCAGAGCATAAAGTTGCCGTTTCAGAAGGTTTTAGCTAACAACGCGGAAGATGTGTCGGCTCGACGCAGTAGGTCCAACTAACGGTCTGGCCTAGCGTAAAGCTCTTCCGTTTGTATGACAACATTATTATTGTCgtaataaacat
This sequence is a window from Mugil cephalus isolate CIBA_MC_2020 chromosome 9, CIBA_Mcephalus_1.1, whole genome shotgun sequence. Protein-coding genes within it:
- the usp16 gene encoding ubiquitin carboxyl-terminal hydrolase 16; translated protein: MGKKRAKDKSSKEDDDIELMVPSCRHIKKGTDQTLLKKLSANSDWTSCQDCKNEENKENISTTVPEDPEEEKDTAALWMCLKCGHKGCGRNSENKHAIKHYETPRSDPHCLVVSLDNWSVWCYICDDEVQYSRTGQLAQLVTNLKKQTSEEPIKRPQKRVKEDDLVEAEQKTETLKTEENDSKENKENEDQKKEKKNTKKDAVGKSQKSSTPEEKCGVSVKGLSNLGNTCFFNAVIQNLSQTQLLRETLNKVTEEKTHLNIKPDVSSDLEPVVVQLDQPGSLTLAMCQLLNEIQETKKSVVTPRELFTQVCKKAARFKGFQQQDSQELLRYLLDGMRAEELKRVSSGVMDALKQSRKGTDEEKLKTLVKEYEKNGFPKNFIDQVFGGELTSTIMCQQCKTVSVVTEMFLDLSLPVSDEAYRKKNQKKMVQKTSESSEDGRNSPALTSGNEDVPTGTGSKYQQKKAKKQAKKQAKHQKRQQKFESRVTLDRLTSPSHTEGEQMDVSADAKDMENGDAEAHEEASVTEQNPAPASVSEQDQETTDTLPVEEEKEEDEDSVTDCDSSAVSNRFNVLSDEQETPQKDEDACDETSNRDHEGEGDTELVDEMQKVSLDDAFVEESDAMEQGAESGDEILDEKEYTVINRDPELAFHTLATRTTPEKQECSVQSCLFQFTEVETLTQNNSLLCVTCTKRQLKKEKAGGTKKNVYTDALKQMLISSPPPVLTLHLKRFQQNGYSICKVNRHVQFPFILDLAPFCAVKCKNMAEGDTQLLYSLYGIVEHSGTMRSGHYTAYVKARPDCPKPLSNGLAAQGAEPPKGSWFHVSDTSVQPVSESKVQSCQAYLLFYERIL